A genome region from Candidatus Dependentiae bacterium includes the following:
- the asnB gene encoding asparagine synthase (glutamine-hydrolyzing) translates to MCGIAGFYDTKKNLTDNHFALLRGMEEAIKHRGPDGYGYWLSHDNLMGLVHRRLSIQDQSFNARQPFHSDDNSIVISFNGEIYNHPELSVQFKNEGFVYKSNSDTETLVFAYKKWGIECLKHLNGMFAFALFDTNKKTLFLARDRFGIKPLYFSTQGGIISFASEIKALTTLPFIKKTIIPELISHYLSLMITPAPLTLFKEIYKLPAGWYAISKLDGELNFHQWYSPLSIITQQTTISDEAEAINALDSLLQAAVKRTMLSDRPVGAFLSGGLDSSLIVALMNQSSSNVHTFSVGYESWMQDNELEHAKKVAQLFATKHHEVLLTEQTANAILDKAIFHLDEPHADPVCIPFSCVSELARNNSIPAILIGEGADELFMGYSIYQKYHVFNSIGLSSSQQSFSSNTKKIIAACAAPFIRKNDFYQEIMYNWENDRALFWTGALPFTELQKKQLLTKKMSEFHDPILEKIYPGLLITSDTHSIIEYHRKNLYSKAPNISLEKEMCYLELVHRLPELLLMRADKMSMMHGIETRVPFLDHTIAEFALALPTKLKISWSCTKYLLKKVAERYLPKDIVYRKKQGFSVPLLHWFTKGEYFPARIANTLDTNGPLFSNLDPQKIASNNTQAPTKAVQQWSLLQLSLFEKTL, encoded by the coding sequence ATGTGTGGAATCGCAGGTTTTTACGATACCAAAAAAAACCTAACGGATAATCACTTTGCGCTTTTACGCGGCATGGAAGAAGCAATTAAACACCGCGGTCCAGATGGTTATGGATATTGGCTTTCTCACGATAATTTGATGGGACTTGTTCACCGCAGACTCAGCATTCAAGATCAGTCTTTTAACGCTCGACAACCCTTTCATAGTGATGACAATTCGATTGTTATTTCATTTAATGGAGAAATTTACAATCATCCAGAACTTTCAGTTCAATTCAAAAACGAAGGATTTGTATACAAATCAAACAGCGACACAGAAACACTTGTTTTTGCATACAAAAAATGGGGCATTGAATGCTTAAAACATCTTAATGGCATGTTTGCATTTGCGTTATTTGATACAAACAAAAAAACTCTTTTTCTTGCACGTGATCGATTTGGCATCAAACCGCTCTATTTTTCTACTCAAGGCGGAATCATTTCATTCGCTTCTGAAATCAAAGCGCTCACAACACTCCCTTTTATAAAAAAAACCATTATACCAGAGCTTATTTCGCACTACCTTTCTTTGATGATCACACCTGCACCACTAACGTTATTTAAAGAAATATACAAACTTCCAGCAGGATGGTATGCAATATCCAAGCTCGATGGCGAATTAAATTTTCACCAATGGTATTCACCTCTTTCTATCATTACCCAGCAGACAACTATTTCCGATGAAGCCGAAGCAATCAATGCACTAGACTCATTACTTCAAGCCGCAGTAAAACGAACAATGCTTTCAGATAGACCCGTTGGTGCTTTTTTATCAGGAGGACTCGATTCAAGTTTAATTGTTGCACTGATGAATCAGAGCTCATCAAACGTGCACACTTTTTCTGTTGGATATGAATCGTGGATGCAAGATAACGAACTAGAACACGCAAAAAAAGTTGCGCAGTTGTTTGCCACAAAGCACCATGAAGTGCTATTAACCGAACAGACTGCAAACGCAATTTTAGATAAAGCAATTTTTCATCTTGATGAACCACATGCAGACCCCGTCTGTATTCCTTTCAGCTGCGTTTCAGAGCTTGCACGAAACAATTCTATTCCGGCAATTTTGATAGGCGAAGGCGCAGATGAACTTTTTATGGGATACAGTATTTATCAAAAATATCACGTATTTAATTCAATCGGACTGTCTTCATCTCAACAATCATTTTCCTCCAACACAAAAAAAATTATTGCTGCATGCGCAGCTCCATTCATTCGCAAAAACGACTTTTATCAAGAGATTATGTACAACTGGGAAAACGATCGCGCACTTTTTTGGACCGGAGCTCTTCCCTTTACTGAACTTCAAAAAAAACAGCTTTTAACAAAAAAAATGTCTGAATTTCATGACCCTATTCTAGAAAAAATATATCCGGGACTACTCATAACGTCAGACACACATTCTATCATTGAATATCATAGAAAAAATCTCTACTCGAAAGCTCCAAATATTTCTCTAGAAAAAGAAATGTGTTACCTAGAACTCGTTCATCGATTGCCAGAACTACTTCTCATGCGTGCAGACAAAATGTCTATGATGCATGGGATAGAAACGCGAGTGCCATTTCTCGATCACACGATTGCCGAGTTTGCTCTTGCACTCCCAACAAAACTAAAAATTAGTTGGTCGTGTACAAAATATTTATTAAAAAAAGTCGCAGAACGATACTTACCCAAAGATATTGTTTATCGCAAAAAACAAGGCTTTAGCGTTCCTCTCTTGCATTGGTTTACAAAAGGAGAATACTTTCCTGCAAGGATCGCGAATACACTTGATACAAACGGTCCGCTATTTAGCAATCTTGATCCACAAAAAATAGCCTCAAATAATACGCAAGCTCCAACGAAAGCCGTTCAACAATGGTCGTTGTTGCAATTGTCGCTTTTTGAAAAAACCCTATAA
- a CDS encoding zinc-binding dehydrogenase, with amino-acid sequence MKQVFLSQGKAVIQEVSRPLLNDTSVLVEVAYSCISPGTERATLNNTNKSIVNRIFTEGQSQINKTLEALAQNGLRSTISLVKSKLEQLIAVGYSCSGVVIAVGARVKNISVGDLVACAGSGYAMHGQFVVVPEHLTAKLIHEESLKNASATTLGAISLHALRRADIHFDEIVCVQGLGFLGLITVQLAFLAGCRVIGIDIQQDRLDLAKKYGAFSVINGQSPTALKELLFATEHHGADATIITAAGNSAEILEFATQATRRKGKIIIVGDTPITASRDELYQKEIDLLISCSYGPGRYDEQYEAQGIDYPYAYVRWTEHRNLQTIARLIDEKKLNFDDLITSEYQLQQAPEAYESLSKKTAIGIVLSYSNHSEIIDPQPEISHVPAIVFKNPSDSIKIGWIGTGGFSTTQLIPSFLKNPAISLHALSDTKIQTVVNAARQFNVAEYSNDYRHLLAIEEIDAFVIATPHKFHTEQLLDALSTGRPVFVEKPVAVTHDQLKKLYAFHHLQPTAPWHVDFNRRHSPFIAQIKKAITNRATPLAITYRINAGYIPSTHWIQSLEHGGRIVGEVCHFIHLLIYLSGSLVTRIAVSPAGKGRADMNNNDTLSIQLSFADNSIASILYAATGSSLLEKERLEIFWDGKSAILEDFKTLQGFGLDHTFNRMSSTPEKGYTQAISYFVDGIISGDLSSHVGERQRILYATEITLEVDLLAQAGGGVVDYGYQAQKLSQTSEKQDDFFQASPENQTIQL; translated from the coding sequence ATGAAACAAGTCTTTTTGTCGCAAGGAAAAGCAGTAATTCAAGAAGTTTCAAGACCTCTTCTTAACGACACAAGCGTACTTGTTGAAGTTGCATACTCCTGCATTAGTCCAGGAACAGAACGCGCAACTCTCAACAATACAAATAAATCAATTGTTAATCGTATTTTTACTGAAGGCCAATCTCAGATAAACAAAACCCTAGAAGCCCTGGCTCAAAATGGGCTGCGTTCAACAATTTCACTCGTCAAAAGCAAACTCGAACAACTTATTGCAGTTGGTTACTCATGCTCTGGAGTTGTTATCGCCGTTGGAGCTCGTGTAAAAAACATATCAGTTGGCGACCTTGTTGCATGTGCTGGATCTGGCTATGCGATGCATGGCCAATTCGTTGTTGTGCCAGAACATTTAACGGCAAAACTAATCCACGAAGAGTCACTCAAAAACGCATCTGCAACAACACTTGGCGCTATTTCACTACATGCACTTAGACGGGCTGACATTCATTTCGATGAAATTGTTTGCGTACAAGGACTTGGTTTTCTCGGCCTTATCACAGTTCAATTAGCATTTTTGGCAGGATGCCGAGTGATTGGCATAGACATCCAACAAGATCGACTAGATCTTGCAAAAAAATACGGTGCTTTTTCTGTAATAAATGGACAAAGTCCAACAGCCCTTAAAGAGCTCTTATTTGCAACTGAACATCACGGAGCAGATGCAACAATCATAACTGCTGCCGGAAACTCTGCTGAAATTCTTGAATTTGCAACACAAGCAACACGCCGAAAAGGAAAAATTATTATTGTTGGGGATACCCCAATCACCGCATCACGCGATGAATTGTATCAAAAAGAAATCGATTTACTTATTTCTTGCTCGTATGGACCTGGAAGATATGACGAACAATACGAAGCACAAGGAATCGACTATCCATATGCGTATGTACGCTGGACAGAACACCGGAATCTGCAAACAATTGCTCGACTTATCGATGAAAAAAAACTTAATTTTGATGATTTAATAACCAGCGAATATCAATTACAGCAAGCTCCAGAGGCATATGAATCTCTTTCCAAAAAAACCGCGATTGGTATTGTTCTGTCTTATAGCAATCACTCAGAAATTATAGACCCTCAACCAGAAATAAGTCATGTCCCTGCGATTGTTTTTAAAAACCCATCAGATTCAATAAAAATTGGATGGATCGGAACAGGAGGCTTTTCTACCACCCAACTCATTCCTTCTTTTTTAAAGAATCCTGCAATCTCTTTGCATGCTCTTTCAGATACAAAAATTCAAACGGTTGTTAATGCTGCTCGCCAATTTAACGTCGCAGAATATTCAAATGACTATCGACATCTTCTTGCGATTGAAGAAATAGACGCTTTTGTTATCGCAACACCACACAAATTTCATACCGAGCAACTTCTTGACGCACTTTCTACGGGCAGACCAGTTTTTGTAGAAAAACCAGTTGCAGTAACTCACGATCAACTCAAAAAACTCTATGCTTTTCACCATCTGCAGCCAACAGCTCCGTGGCATGTTGATTTCAACCGCAGACATTCACCGTTTATTGCACAGATCAAAAAAGCAATCACCAATCGAGCAACCCCACTAGCTATAACATACAGAATTAACGCCGGATATATTCCATCAACTCATTGGATTCAATCCCTTGAACATGGCGGAAGAATTGTTGGAGAAGTATGCCACTTCATTCATCTGCTGATTTATCTCTCCGGAAGTCTTGTTACTCGGATTGCAGTATCTCCTGCGGGTAAAGGTCGCGCCGACATGAATAACAATGACACTCTTTCAATTCAACTGAGCTTTGCAGACAACTCAATTGCATCGATTTTATACGCAGCCACAGGAAGCTCTTTACTCGAAAAAGAGCGCCTTGAAATCTTTTGGGATGGAAAAAGCGCAATTCTTGAGGACTTTAAAACACTACAAGGGTTTGGATTAGACCATACGTTTAACCGCATGAGTAGTACACCAGAAAAAGGATACACACAGGCTATATCATATTTTGTTGATGGAATCATATCTGGCGATTTATCGTCTCACGTAGGTGAACGCCAACGTATTTTATATGCAACGGAAATAACCCTTGAAGTAGATCTTCTTGCGCAAGCTGGAGGCGGCGTTGTCGATTACGGATATCAGGCTCAAAAACTATCTCAAACAAGCGAAAAACAAGATGATTTCTTCCAGGCATCTCCAGAAAATCAAACCATTCAACTCTAA